A stretch of the Notamacropus eugenii isolate mMacEug1 chromosome 2, mMacEug1.pri_v2, whole genome shotgun sequence genome encodes the following:
- the NEXN gene encoding nexilin isoform X2 yields the protein MNDISQKAEILLSSSKPVPKTYVPKLGKGDVKDKFEAMQKAREERTERRSRDEKQRRKEQFLREREWNRRKQEMKEMLASDEEETSKVEKAYVPKLTGTVKGKFAEMEKQRQEEQRKRTEEERKRRIEQDLLEKRKIQRELAKRAEQIEDINNTGTESASEEGDDSLLVTVVPVKSHKTRGKMQKSFEDLEREREEQERSRHEEEKRIRYEEQRRSLKEAKCLSLVMDEETEGQGTKESLSPGKLKLTFEEMEKERQEKRKRQAAEEARQRLEEERRSFEEARQQMVNEEESSQEMENSLQGSYRPGKLKLSFEDIERQRREEEKRKAEEEAKRRIEEEKRAFAEARKSMVLDSYSPEIYKTVSQESLTPGKLEINFEELLKQKMEEEKRRTEEERRHKLEMEKQEFEQLRQEMGQEEEETETFELSREYEELIKLKRSGSIQAKNLKSKFEKIGQLSEKEIQKKIEEERARRRAIDLEIKEREAEHFHEEDDVDVKPAQKCEAPFTHKVNMKARFEQMAKAREEEEQRRIEQQKLLRMQFEQEEIDAALQKKKEDEEEDEGGTINGSTLDDGEEPTRSGAPWFKKPLKNTTVVDGEPVRFTVKVTGDPKPEVTWWFEGERLQDGEDYQYIERGETYCLYLPETFPEDQGEYMCHAANGRGTAASTCILTIESKS from the exons ATGAATGACATTTCCCAAAAGGCTGAG attctgctttcctcatctaAACCCGTCCCCAAAACCTATGTGCCCAAACTCGGCAAGGGCGATGTCAAGGATAAATTTGAAGCCATGCAGAAAGCAAGGGAAGAAAGAACTGAGAGGAGATCTAGAGAcgagaagcaaagaagaaaagaacagtttcttagagagagagagtggaACAGGAGAAAGCAGGAG ATGAAAGAGATGCTTGCTTCTGATGAGGAGGAGACATCGAAGGTGGAAAAGGCTTATGTCCCAAAGCTGACAG GAACTGTTAAGGGCAAATTTgcagaaatggaaaaacaaagacaagaggagcaaaggaaaagaactgaggaggaaagaaagcgCAGAATTGAACAGGACTtattagaaaagaggaaaatccaACGAGAATTAGCAAAGCGTGCTGAGCAG ATTGAGGACATAAACAATACGGGAACTGAATCAGCATCAGAG GAAGGAGACGATTCTCTGCTTGTGACGGTGGTGCCTGTTAAATCCCACAAAACACGTGGAAAAATGCAAAAGAGTTTTGAGGACCTGGAAAGAGAACGTGAGGAACAGGAAAGGAGCAGAcatgaagaggagaagagaatccGATATGAGGAACAAAGACGATCCCTCAAGGAAGCGAAATGCCTTTCACTTGTTATG gatgaggaaacagagggtcAAGGGACAAAGGAGTCTCTTTCTCCTGGGAAGCTGAAACTCACttttgaagaaatggagaaagagaggcaagaaaagaggaagaggcaaGCTGCGGAGGAGGCTCGGCAGCGGCTGGAGGAGGAGAGACGGTCTTTCGAAGAAGCCAGGCAGCAAATG GTTAATGAAGAGGAGAGCagccaagaaatggaaaactcTCTTCAAGGATCTTATCGCCCTGGGAAACTCAAGCTCAGCTTTGAAGACATAGAAaggcaaagaagagaagaggagaagaggaaagctgAGGAAGAAGCCAAGAGGcgaatagaagaagaaaaaagagcttTTGCAGAAGCTAGAAAGAGCATG GTCCTAGACAGCTATTCTCCAGAGATCTACAAAACAGTCTCACAAGAATCCCTTACACCTGGGAAACTAGAAATTAATTTTGAGGAGTTATTGaaacaaaaaatggaagaagaaaagagaaggactGAGGAGGAACGGAGGCATAAACTAGAGATGGAGAAACAGGAATTTGAACAACTGAGACAAGAAATGGGGCAG gaggaagaggaaacgGAAACCTTTGAGCTTAGCAGGGAGTATgaagaattaattaaattaaaaagaagtgGTTCTATTCAAGCTAAGAACTTAAAAAGCAAGTTTGAAAAAATTGGACAACTCTCtgaaaaggaaatacagaaaaagatcGAGGAAGAGCGAGCCAGAAGACGAGCAATTGACCTTGAGATTAAAGAGCGCGAAGCAGAGCATTTTCATGAG GAAGACGATGTTGATGTGAAACCTGCCCAAAAATGTGAGGCCCCCTTCACTCACAAAGTTAATAtgaaggctagatttgaacagaTGGCGAAGgccagagaggaggaggagcagagaAGAATCGAGCAGCAGAAGTTGTTGCGCATGCAGTTTGAGCAGGAGGAGATTGACGCAGCACTCCAGAAG AAaaaagaggatgaggaggaagatgaaggagGCACCATTAATGGCTCCACTCTTGATGATGGAGAAGAGCCAACTCGATCTGGAGCACCATGGTTCAAGAAGCCTCTAAAAAACACCACAGTTGTAGATGGTGAGCCTGTTCGATTCACTGTCAAAGTGACCGGAGATCCCAAGCCTGAAGTCACGTGGTGGTTTGAAGGAGAGAGGCTGCAAGACGGGGAGGACTACCAATATATTGAGAGAGGAGAGACGTATTGCCTCTACCTCCCAGAAACCTTCCCGGAGGACCAAGGGGAATATATGTGCCATGCAGCCAATGGCAGGGGTACTGCAGCTAGCACCTGCATCCTCACCATTGAAAGTAAGAGCTAA